One window from the genome of Microcebus murinus isolate Inina chromosome X, M.murinus_Inina_mat1.0, whole genome shotgun sequence encodes:
- the ELF4 gene encoding ETS-related transcription factor Elf-4, which yields MAITLQPSDLIFEFASNGMDDIHQLEDPSVFPAVIVEQVPYPELLHLCSGLELDDIHNGIITDGTLCMTQDQILEGSFLLADDNEATSHTMSTTEVLLNVESPNNILDEKQIFSTSEMLPDSDPAPAVTLPNYLFPASEPGALNRAGDTSDQEGHSLEEKVPREESAKKTGKSKKRIRKTKGNRSTSPVTDPSIPIRKKSKDGKGSTIYLWEFLLALLQDRNTCPKYIKWTQREKGIFKLVDSKAVSKLWGKQKNKPDMNYETMGRALRYYYQRGILAKVEGQRLVYQFKEMPKDLVVIEDEDERSEATAAPPQASTSTTRRASSRVSSRAAPQVKSGSSWEKPKVPHVGLQPSASLELGLSLDEETPTTSTMLVSPAESQAKLTKAVSTTSVPSNIHLGVAPVGSGSALTLQTIPLTRVLTSGAPASTTASTQLVLQSVPPASTFKDTFALQASFPLSASFPDSQVAAPGAPLILSGLPQLLAGANRPTNPAPPSVTGAGPAVPSSPAPGTVIAAFIRTSGTTAAPGVKEGPLRSSSYVQGMVTGAPMEGLLVPEETLRELLRDQAHLQPLPTQVVSRGSHNLSLLGNQTFSPPSRPTVGLTPVAELELSSGSGSLFMAEPSVTASGSLLARSPTPAPFSPFNPTSLIKMEPHDM from the exons ATGGCTATTACCCTACAGCCTAGTGACCTGATCTTTGAGTTTGCAAGCAACGGGATGGATGATATCCACCAG TTGGAAGACCCCTCGGTGTTCCCGGCTGTGATCGTGGAGCAGGTACCCTACCCTGAATTACTGCATCTGTGCTCAGGACTGGAGCTGGACGACATTCACAATGGCATCATAACGGACGGGACCTTGTGCATGACACAGGATCAGATCCTGGAGGGCAGCTTTTTGCTGGCAG ATGACAATGAGGCCACCTCACACACCATGTCAACAACTGAAGTCTTGCTCAATGTGGAGTCTCCCAACAACATCCTGGATGAGAAGCAGATCT TCAGTACCTCCGAAATGCTTCCAGACTCAGACCCTGCTCCAGCCGTCACTCTGCCCAACTACCTGTTTCCTGCCTCTGAGCCCGGTGCCCTGAACAGGGCGGGTGACACTAGTGACCAGGAGGGGCATTCTCTGGAGGAGAAGGTCCCCAGAGAGGAAAGTGCCAAGAAGACTGGGAAATCAAAGAAGAGAA TCCGGAAGACCAAGGGCAACCGAAGTACCTCACCTGTCACTGATCCCAGCATCCCCATACGGAAGAAATCAAAGGATGGCAAAG GCAGCACCATCTATCTGTGGGAGTTCCTTCTGGCGCTTCTGCAGGACAGAAACACCTGTCCCAAGTACATCAAGTGGACCCAGCGAGAAAAGGGCATCTTCAAGCTGGTGGATTCCAAAGCTGTGTCCAAGCTGTGGGGGAAGCAGAAAAACAAGCCTGACATGAACTACGAGACGATGGGGCGGGCACTAAG ATATTACTACCAAAGAGGCATCCTGGCCAAAGTGGAAGGGCAGAGGCTAGTGTACCAGTTTAAGGAGATGCCCAAGGACTTGGTGGTGATTGAAGATGAGGACGAGAGAAGTGAAGCCACAGCGGCGCCGCCTCAGGCCTCCACCAGCACCACCCGGCGAGCCAGCTCCAGGGTCTCGTCCAGAGCTGCCCCCCAGGTCAAGAGCGGCTCTTCCTGGGAGAAGCCAAAGGTCCCGCACGTTGGTCTCCAGCCATCTGCGAGTCTGGAATTGGGACTGTCTCTAGACGAGGAGACCCCCACTACCTCCACCATGCTTGTCTCCCCAGCGGAGAGCCAGGCCAAACTCACCAAAGCTGTGAG TACGACTTCGGTGCCCAGCAACATCCATTTAGGAGTGGCCCCTGTGGGATCAGGCTCGGCCTTGACCCTGCAGACAATCCCGCTGACCAGGGTGCTGACCAGCGGGGCCCCCGCCAGCACTACTGCTTCCACCCAGCTCGTTCTGCAGAGTGTTCCGCCTGCCTCGACTTTCAAGGACACCTTCGCTTTGCAGGCCTCCTTTCCCCTGAGCGCCAGCTTCCCAGACAGCCAGGTGGCAGCCCCAGGGGCTCCGCTGATCCTCAGTGGCCTCCCCCAACTTCTGGCTGGGGCCAACCGTCCAACCAACCCAGCGCCACCCTCGGTCACAGGGGCTGGACCAGCAGTGCCCAGCTCTCCGGCCCCTGGGACTGTCATTGCTGCCTTCATCAGGACTTCTGGCACCACAGCAGCCCCTGGGGTCAAGGAGGGGCCACTGAGGTCTTCCTCATATGTGCAGGGCATGGTGACTGGGGCCCCCATGGAGGGGCTGCTGGTTCCTGAAGAGACCCTGAGGGAGCTCCTGAGAGATCAGGCTCATCTTCAGCCACTTCCAACCCAGGTGGTTTCAAGGGGTTCCCACAATCTGAGCCTTCTGGGGAACCAGACTTTCTCTCCTCCCAGCCGCCCCACTGTTGGGCTGACCCCGGTGGCTGAACTTGAGCTCTCCTCAGGCTCAGGGTCCCTGTTTATGGCTGAGCCTAGTGTGACCGCATCTGGGAGCCTGCTGGCCAGATCCCCAACTCCGGCTCCTTTCTCCCCATTCAATCCCACTTCCCTCATTAAGATGGAGCCCCATGACATGTAA